One stretch of Methyloversatilis sp. RAC08 DNA includes these proteins:
- the epsL gene encoding XrtB/PEP-CTERM-associated polysaccharide biosynthesis outer membrane protein EpsL yields MNKNLSLLPRSLQCLLMLTFPLCAFAGEGDVFSLVTSGAWQYQDNVFYLPDGLEPTAFGPNTPRGDHSWTATLGFTADKMIGRQRLTASASQSAVRYNDLTLLDYEGQNIAAGWQMQVGSDFSGNLRYTNRKYLGGFGDFRSIVLAKNIIDAESLRFDGAYKIDAYWSLFGGVGKDTQRNSTAIRRRNDLDIERIEAGVRYTTRGGTQFELLGRRSDGDYPQRLPIFNQTNSYKQKDIEARIRWQPVGHSRLSGAIGQSKREHENVPQRDYDDVYGRVGWEWQPTGHTAVNFQAERQISALDDNFSSYFRTTTYTVAPVWQATGKIRVDGRAQWVARDGEGDTFFTALGFDGSPRQEDLTTYSLGATWAIERNLSANVEVRRDERESTNQFFQYRVRSVSASLQYVF; encoded by the coding sequence ATGAACAAAAACCTTTCGCTTCTTCCGCGCTCGCTGCAGTGCCTGCTGATGCTGACCTTCCCGCTGTGCGCGTTCGCAGGCGAGGGTGACGTATTCAGCCTCGTGACGTCCGGTGCCTGGCAGTACCAGGACAACGTGTTCTATCTGCCGGACGGACTTGAGCCAACGGCTTTCGGCCCGAACACGCCGCGCGGCGACCACAGCTGGACGGCCACTCTCGGCTTCACCGCCGACAAGATGATAGGCCGCCAGCGGCTGACCGCGAGCGCTTCGCAATCGGCCGTGCGCTACAACGATCTGACGCTACTTGACTACGAAGGCCAGAACATCGCCGCCGGCTGGCAGATGCAGGTCGGCAGCGACTTCTCCGGCAATCTTCGTTACACCAACCGCAAGTACCTAGGCGGATTCGGCGACTTCCGGTCGATCGTACTGGCCAAGAACATCATCGATGCGGAAAGCCTGCGCTTCGACGGCGCATACAAGATCGACGCCTACTGGTCGCTGTTCGGCGGGGTCGGCAAGGACACCCAGCGCAACAGTACGGCAATCCGGCGCCGCAACGATCTCGACATCGAGCGGATCGAAGCCGGCGTACGCTACACGACGCGCGGTGGCACGCAGTTCGAACTGCTCGGCCGGCGCAGCGACGGCGATTATCCGCAGCGCCTGCCGATCTTCAACCAGACCAATTCCTACAAGCAGAAGGATATCGAGGCGCGCATACGCTGGCAGCCGGTCGGTCACTCGCGATTGTCGGGCGCCATCGGCCAGTCCAAGCGCGAGCATGAAAACGTGCCGCAGCGCGACTACGACGATGTTTACGGCCGGGTCGGCTGGGAATGGCAGCCGACCGGACACACGGCCGTGAACTTCCAGGCCGAACGGCAGATTTCGGCGCTGGATGACAATTTTTCCAGCTATTTCCGCACGACGACCTACACCGTTGCGCCCGTTTGGCAGGCCACCGGCAAGATCCGTGTCGATGGCCGTGCGCAGTGGGTCGCGCGCGATGGCGAAGGCGATACCTTCTTCACGGCGCTGGGGTTTGACGGCTCGCCGCGCCAGGAAGATCTGACCACCTACAGTCTCGGCGCAACGTGGGCGATCGAGCGCAACCTGTCGGCCAATGTCGAGGTGCGCCGCGACGAGCGTGAATCGACCAACCAGTTCTTCCAGTACCGCGTGCGCAGCGTGTCCGCTTCGCTGCAGTACGTATTCTGA
- a CDS encoding undecaprenyl-phosphate glucose phosphotransferase: MVEMFLDPLSLILSLIACALYFGDTVDARYVVLSLVVFSLSFPGSSLLSMRPRRVVRQCVINWMLIAFILLFFGYASQYIENFPIDVVVAWLVAAPATQLVAHFTARAYLKRSAAQVENQTRVIIVGCNDIGVQLAEQFAFNPFLGIHCLGYFDDRSTERISQLNGHPLLGRLSDLAAYVKTHRIDQIYLALPMASQPRILALLDDLKDTTASVFFAPDIFLTDLIQGRMDYVAGVPVVAVCDTPFTGINGLVKRSSDVVLSCLILLLISPLLLAIAIGVKMTSPGPVLFRQRRYGLDGREIVVYKFRSMTVQDDGAVVKQATRNDQRITPFGGFLRRTSLDELPQFINVVQGRMSIVGPRPHAVAHNETYRKLIKGYMVRHKVKPGITGWAQVNGYRGETETVDKMQKRIEFDLEYLRNWSIGLDLWIIVKTVAVVFKDRNAY, translated from the coding sequence ATGGTCGAGATGTTCCTCGACCCGCTTTCGCTCATCCTTTCGCTGATCGCGTGCGCCCTGTACTTCGGCGATACGGTCGACGCGCGCTATGTCGTGCTGTCGCTGGTGGTGTTTTCGCTGTCCTTCCCGGGCTCGTCGCTGCTCAGCATGCGGCCGCGTCGCGTGGTTCGGCAGTGCGTCATCAACTGGATGCTGATCGCGTTCATCCTGCTGTTCTTCGGCTATGCGAGCCAGTACATCGAAAACTTTCCGATCGACGTCGTGGTCGCGTGGCTCGTTGCGGCGCCGGCAACCCAGCTGGTCGCCCACTTCACCGCGCGGGCCTATCTGAAGCGGTCTGCCGCGCAGGTGGAGAACCAGACCCGGGTCATCATCGTCGGCTGCAACGACATCGGCGTGCAGCTGGCTGAACAGTTCGCCTTCAACCCCTTCCTCGGCATTCATTGCCTCGGCTATTTCGATGACCGTTCAACGGAGCGGATCTCCCAGCTCAACGGGCATCCGCTGCTCGGGCGGCTGAGTGATCTTGCCGCCTATGTGAAGACCCATCGCATCGACCAGATCTATCTTGCATTGCCGATGGCCAGCCAGCCGCGCATTCTCGCGTTGCTCGACGATCTGAAGGACACCACGGCCAGCGTGTTCTTCGCACCGGACATCTTCCTGACCGACCTGATCCAGGGCCGCATGGATTACGTCGCTGGCGTACCCGTGGTGGCGGTGTGCGACACGCCATTCACCGGCATCAACGGCCTCGTCAAGCGCAGCAGCGATGTGGTGTTGTCGTGTCTGATCCTGCTGCTCATTTCGCCGCTGCTGCTGGCGATTGCCATCGGCGTGAAAATGACTTCACCCGGCCCGGTGCTGTTCCGGCAGCGCCGCTACGGTCTCGACGGCCGTGAAATCGTCGTCTACAAATTCCGCTCGATGACGGTGCAGGACGATGGTGCGGTGGTGAAGCAGGCGACGCGAAATGATCAGCGCATCACGCCCTTCGGCGGCTTCCTGCGCCGCACCTCGCTCGACGAACTGCCGCAGTTCATCAATGTGGTGCAGGGGCGGATGAGCATCGTCGGTCCGCGACCGCACGCCGTGGCGCACAACGAAACCTACCGCAAGCTGATCAAGGGCTACATGGTCCGCCACAAGGTCAAGCCGGGCATCACCGGCTGGGCGCAGGTCAATGGCTATCGCGGCGAAACCGAAACGGTGGACAAGATGCAGAAGCGCATCGAGTTCGATCTGGAATACCTGCGCAACTGGTCGATCGGCCTTGACCTGTGGATCATCGTCAAGACCGTCGCGGTGGTATTCAAGGACCGCAATGCGTACTGA
- a CDS encoding VanZ family protein, translating to MRTEAVHRPPVVQWLAMLVASLMIASLVRLGETELAVGLIPSPWDKLAHLATFGTIAFSLWLAVGQRWLYSCAAFALAIALYDEWRQLALPGREAELADLLANGFGIVLAVLLARYIAARGVRS from the coding sequence ATGCGTACTGAAGCCGTGCATCGACCACCGGTCGTCCAGTGGCTGGCGATGCTGGTCGCCAGCCTGATGATCGCCAGTCTGGTCAGACTGGGCGAGACCGAGCTGGCAGTCGGGCTGATCCCAAGCCCATGGGACAAGCTCGCCCACCTCGCCACCTTCGGCACCATCGCCTTTTCACTCTGGCTCGCAGTCGGTCAGCGCTGGCTCTACAGCTGCGCCGCCTTCGCGCTTGCGATCGCTTTGTACGACGAATGGCGCCAGCTGGCGCTGCCCGGCCGCGAAGCCGAACTGGCCGACCTGCTTGCGAATGGCTTCGGCATCGTTCTTGCCGTGCTGCTTGCACGTTACATTGCGGCCAGAGGCGTCCGCTCATGA
- a CDS encoding lytic transglycosylase domain-containing protein — protein sequence MMRRMFVLLLAGLPWLSHANGSDYQLRLGDGTTYRLLQPELLRVSEVEQREARRQALSGLPFAAQIEQAAVAGGIDPELLHAVVQAESAYNPHAVSPKGALGLAQMMPATARAYGVTDALKPVDNLRASARHLRDLLDHFGDVELALSAYNAGAGAVRRFGGMPPYAETRAYVPRVSDRYEALKRLAAPPEPVVPPSPYKLRADSSEMRLIQSAN from the coding sequence ATGATGCGCCGCATGTTCGTGCTGCTGCTTGCCGGCCTGCCTTGGCTGTCGCATGCGAACGGCTCGGACTATCAGCTCAGGCTGGGCGACGGCACGACCTACCGCCTGCTCCAGCCGGAGCTGCTGCGAGTCAGCGAAGTGGAACAGCGCGAAGCCAGGCGGCAGGCACTGAGCGGGCTGCCGTTCGCCGCGCAGATCGAACAGGCGGCCGTGGCAGGCGGCATCGATCCCGAATTGCTGCATGCCGTCGTGCAGGCGGAATCCGCCTACAACCCGCACGCCGTGTCTCCCAAGGGCGCGCTCGGTCTGGCGCAGATGATGCCGGCGACCGCACGGGCCTATGGCGTGACCGACGCCCTGAAGCCGGTCGACAACCTGCGCGCCAGCGCACGTCACCTGCGCGACCTGCTCGATCACTTCGGCGATGTCGAACTGGCCCTGTCTGCCTACAACGCCGGCGCCGGCGCGGTCCGCCGGTTCGGTGGCATGCCGCCCTACGCGGAAACACGCGCCTACGTACCGCGCGTGAGCGACCGCTACGAAGCGCTGAAGCGCCTCGCCGCACCGCCCGAACCGGTCGTGCCGCCCAGTCCCTACAAGCTGCGCGCCGACAGCAGCGAGATGCGCCTGATCCAGTCAGCCAACTGA
- a CDS encoding TIGR03862 family flavoprotein: MHASLPPVLEVAIVGGGPAGLMAAEVLSSAGIRVDLFDGKASVGRKFLLAGKGGLNLTHSEALPQFIERFRERSGDVARWLAGFDADALRAWSHGLGVDTFIGSSGRVFPRDLKAAPLLRAWLTRLRAAGVHFHMHHRWTGWDADGQLCFGTPDGAVVRPAAATLLALGGASWPQLGSDGSWSPLLASRGVAVSPLRAANCGFDLAWSAHFAQRHAGAPLKNVRIGFTDVTGRSISRSGECLISASGLEGSLIYALSAALRERLEVHGFVDIALDLLPAYEPARVLAEAAHPRGARSLSSHLAGRLGINGAKAGLLFEVLDKAALSDPARIAATLKALPLRLTATRPVAEAISTAGGVTLEALDSDLMLKALPGVFCAGEMLDWEAPTGGYLLTASMASGRVAAAGMLRRLAAASRQAALQAE; the protein is encoded by the coding sequence ATGCACGCCAGTCTGCCGCCGGTGCTGGAAGTCGCCATCGTCGGCGGCGGTCCGGCCGGCCTGATGGCCGCCGAAGTGCTGTCGTCCGCCGGCATCCGGGTCGACCTGTTCGACGGCAAGGCGTCGGTCGGTCGCAAGTTCCTGCTGGCTGGCAAGGGCGGGCTCAACCTCACGCACAGCGAAGCGCTGCCGCAGTTCATCGAACGCTTCCGCGAGCGCAGCGGCGACGTCGCGCGCTGGCTGGCCGGCTTCGATGCCGACGCCCTGCGCGCCTGGTCGCACGGGCTGGGCGTGGACACCTTCATCGGTTCCTCCGGCCGCGTCTTTCCCCGCGATCTAAAGGCTGCGCCGCTGCTGCGCGCCTGGCTGACACGTCTGCGTGCGGCCGGCGTGCACTTCCACATGCATCACCGCTGGACCGGCTGGGACGCCGATGGCCAACTGTGCTTTGGCACGCCGGACGGCGCTGTCGTCAGACCGGCAGCCGCCACCCTGCTCGCGCTGGGGGGTGCGAGCTGGCCGCAACTGGGTTCGGATGGCAGCTGGTCACCGCTGCTGGCAAGCCGTGGCGTCGCGGTGTCGCCGCTGCGTGCGGCGAACTGCGGCTTCGACCTTGCGTGGAGCGCCCATTTCGCGCAGCGACATGCGGGTGCACCGCTCAAGAATGTGCGTATCGGCTTCACCGACGTGACAGGTCGGTCGATATCGCGCAGCGGTGAATGCCTGATCAGCGCAAGCGGTCTGGAAGGCAGCCTGATCTATGCGCTGTCGGCCGCGCTGCGCGAGCGGCTCGAGGTCCATGGCTTCGTCGATATCGCACTCGATCTGCTGCCGGCGTACGAACCGGCGCGCGTGCTGGCCGAAGCCGCCCACCCGCGCGGCGCGCGCTCGCTGTCGTCGCATCTGGCCGGGCGGCTGGGCATCAATGGGGCGAAAGCCGGCTTGCTGTTCGAGGTACTCGACAAGGCGGCACTGAGCGATCCGGCCCGCATCGCGGCAACGCTCAAGGCGCTGCCGCTGCGCCTGACCGCCACCCGGCCGGTGGCCGAAGCCATCAGTACCGCCGGCGGCGTGACGCTGGAGGCGCTCGATTCCGACCTGATGCTCAAGGCGCTGCCCGGTGTGTTCTGTGCCGGCGAAATGCTCGATTGGGAAGCGCCGACCGGCGGCTATCTGCTGACTGCCAGCATGGCGAGCGGTCGCGTCGCGGCAGCCGGCATGCTCAGGCGGCTTGCCGCCGCATCGCGCCAGGCCGCACTTCAGGCCGAGTGA
- a CDS encoding class 1 fructose-bisphosphatase, protein MSRITLSQFLIQQQRDGERISAELRFLVEVVARAVKAIGNAVGKGGLTNSLGEAGGENVQGEVQKKLDVIANEILLEANEWGGHLAAMASEEMDAPHQIPNRYPKGEYLLLFDPLDGSSNIDVNISTGTIFSVLRCPDFANGGAAAVDESAFLQPGTRQLVAGYAVYGSATQLVLTLGEGVHAFTLDRETGSFVMTTAHMRIPDDTKEYAINASNARSWEAPVKRYIDELIAGKTGPRGKDYNMRWVGSMVADVHRILTRGGIFLYPKDTKDPTKPGKLRLMYEANPMAMLIEQAGGAATTGYQRILDVQPEKLHQRVPVILGSKNEVERVLGYHSA, encoded by the coding sequence ATGTCCCGCATCACCCTCAGCCAGTTCCTGATCCAGCAACAGCGCGACGGCGAGCGCATCAGCGCCGAGTTGCGCTTCCTGGTCGAGGTGGTGGCGCGCGCCGTCAAGGCGATCGGCAACGCAGTGGGCAAGGGCGGGCTGACCAATTCTCTCGGCGAAGCCGGCGGCGAGAACGTGCAGGGCGAGGTGCAGAAGAAGCTCGACGTGATCGCCAACGAAATCCTGCTCGAAGCGAACGAGTGGGGCGGTCACCTTGCCGCGATGGCGTCGGAGGAAATGGACGCGCCGCACCAGATCCCGAACCGCTACCCGAAGGGCGAGTACCTGCTGCTGTTCGATCCGCTCGATGGCTCGTCGAACATCGATGTGAACATTTCGACCGGCACCATCTTTTCGGTGCTGCGCTGTCCGGACTTTGCCAATGGCGGTGCCGCAGCAGTGGATGAAAGCGCATTTCTGCAGCCCGGTACGCGCCAGCTGGTTGCCGGCTATGCGGTGTACGGTTCGGCCACCCAGCTGGTGCTGACGCTGGGCGAGGGCGTGCATGCCTTCACGCTGGATCGCGAAACCGGCAGTTTCGTCATGACGACCGCCCACATGCGCATTCCGGACGACACGAAGGAATATGCGATCAATGCGTCGAACGCGCGTTCGTGGGAAGCGCCGGTGAAGCGCTACATCGACGAACTGATCGCCGGCAAGACCGGCCCGCGCGGCAAGGACTACAACATGCGGTGGGTCGGCTCGATGGTGGCCGACGTGCATCGCATCCTGACGCGCGGTGGCATTTTCCTGTACCCGAAGGATACGAAGGACCCGACCAAGCCGGGCAAGCTGCGCCTGATGTACGAAGCGAACCCGATGGCGATGCTGATCGAGCAGGCCGGCGGCGCGGCGACCACCGGCTATCAGCGCATCCTCGACGTGCAGCCGGAAAAGCTGCATCAGCGGGTGCCGGTCATCCTGGGGTCGAAGAACGAGGTCGAGCGTGTGCTCGGCTATCACTCGGCCTGA
- a CDS encoding D-amino acid dehydrogenase — protein sequence MHILVLGAGVVGITTAWYLRQAGHSVTVVDRQSQPAMETSFANGGQISVSHAAPWATPQAPGIGLRGMGRSTAPVRFSPTVNHRQWRWMAAFLLQCRPGRVRANTDALARLAIRSQVELGVLRRTLELDYAHAESGILHVFFNRKELARAQQRARILHKHGIRIEVCDAARCIDIEPALASSTRNLIGGLFAPNDESGDACAFTRQLAQRCVDAGVVFHYETTADSLDMHQGRVRGVAVRDARGVRGLLCADQIVCSLGTYTRALVEQHGPRPALYPIKGYSITFPAGPNAPRVSITDEEHRIVMSRLGDNIRVAGLAELGGHTVTVDDERVRLLTALTRTLCPDAGDIDAAQAWAGLRPCTPGNVPLIGRSRIPGLWYNTGHGSLGWTLACGSARLLADLVDGGSSDIEFPHLTGKRH from the coding sequence ATGCACATACTTGTATTAGGTGCCGGCGTCGTCGGCATTACCACCGCCTGGTATCTGCGCCAGGCGGGACATTCCGTCACCGTGGTCGACCGTCAGAGCCAGCCGGCCATGGAAACCAGCTTCGCCAATGGCGGCCAGATTTCGGTCAGCCATGCCGCTCCATGGGCCACCCCGCAGGCACCTGGCATAGGTCTGCGCGGCATGGGTCGCTCGACCGCGCCGGTGCGCTTTTCACCGACCGTAAACCATCGCCAGTGGCGCTGGATGGCAGCGTTCCTGCTGCAATGCCGTCCCGGACGCGTGCGCGCCAACACCGATGCGCTGGCGCGGCTGGCCATCCGCAGCCAGGTCGAACTCGGCGTGCTGCGGCGCACCCTGGAGCTGGACTACGCGCACGCCGAAAGCGGCATCCTGCACGTGTTCTTCAACCGCAAGGAGCTGGCCCGCGCCCAGCAGCGCGCGCGCATCCTGCACAAGCACGGCATCCGGATCGAGGTCTGCGACGCCGCGCGCTGCATCGACATCGAGCCGGCGCTCGCGTCGAGCACGCGCAATCTGATCGGCGGGCTGTTCGCGCCGAACGACGAATCGGGCGACGCCTGCGCCTTCACCCGCCAGTTGGCGCAGCGCTGTGTCGACGCCGGTGTCGTGTTCCACTACGAAACGACGGCAGACAGTCTGGATATGCACCAAGGCAGGGTGCGCGGCGTGGCTGTCCGCGACGCGCGCGGCGTACGCGGGCTGCTGTGCGCCGACCAGATCGTGTGTTCGCTCGGCACGTACACCCGCGCGCTGGTCGAACAGCATGGTCCGCGCCCGGCGCTGTATCCGATCAAGGGCTATTCGATCACCTTTCCGGCCGGTCCGAATGCGCCACGCGTCAGCATCACCGATGAAGAGCACCGCATCGTGATGTCACGTCTCGGCGACAACATCCGCGTGGCGGGTCTGGCCGAGCTGGGCGGTCACACGGTCACCGTCGACGACGAAAGGGTGCGTCTGCTGACCGCGCTGACGCGCACGCTGTGCCCGGACGCCGGCGATATCGATGCCGCACAGGCGTGGGCCGGACTGCGCCCGTGTACGCCGGGCAATGTGCCGCTGATAGGGCGCAGCCGCATACCGGGGCTCTGGTACAACACCGGCCACGGCTCGCTCGGCTGGACGCTGGCCTGCGGCTCGGCCCGCCTGCTCGCCGATCTCGTCGACGGCGGCAGCTCGGACATCGAATTCCCCCACCTGACCGGCAAGCGTCACTGA
- a CDS encoding NADPH:quinone reductase yields MRAAFYDQTGPAHQVLQVAELPEPVPAAGELRVRLQWSGINPSDVKARAGLRAGGMPFPRIVPHSDGMGIVDAVGPGVSAARLGERVWLWNAAWGRACGTAAQFITLPQAQAVTLADPISGEAGACLGIPATTALHALLTLGGVAGKSVLVAGGAGAVGHYAVQFAKLLGARQVIATVSSAAKAGLARDAGADRVIDYRTEDVAAQVADATGGRGVDRSVEVDVAANAVMDIGLVRPGGEWIVYGSGTPQFALPFFALAARNITLRVILVYTLDEAERRAVIDTLTRLLATGRVIHHIAERLPLAQIADAHARIEQGQVVGNIVLALD; encoded by the coding sequence ATGCGCGCAGCCTTCTACGACCAGACCGGCCCTGCCCATCAGGTGCTGCAGGTGGCAGAGTTGCCCGAGCCGGTCCCGGCGGCGGGCGAACTGCGGGTCAGGCTGCAGTGGTCGGGCATAAACCCGTCGGATGTCAAGGCGCGCGCCGGTCTGCGGGCCGGCGGCATGCCCTTCCCCCGCATCGTTCCGCACAGCGACGGCATGGGCATCGTGGATGCGGTCGGGCCGGGTGTCAGTGCCGCGCGCCTCGGCGAACGGGTCTGGCTGTGGAACGCGGCCTGGGGTCGTGCCTGCGGTACTGCAGCGCAATTCATCACGCTGCCGCAGGCGCAGGCGGTCACCCTGGCTGACCCGATCAGCGGCGAAGCCGGTGCCTGTCTGGGCATTCCGGCGACCACCGCGCTGCACGCACTGCTGACGCTCGGCGGCGTGGCAGGCAAATCGGTTCTCGTGGCGGGCGGTGCGGGCGCGGTCGGTCACTACGCCGTGCAGTTCGCAAAGCTGCTCGGCGCGCGGCAGGTCATCGCGACCGTCAGCAGCGCGGCCAAGGCCGGGCTTGCCCGCGACGCCGGTGCCGACCGGGTCATCGACTACCGCACCGAAGACGTCGCCGCGCAGGTGGCCGACGCAACCGGCGGCCGCGGTGTCGACCGCAGCGTCGAAGTCGACGTGGCCGCCAACGCCGTCATGGACATCGGACTGGTGCGCCCGGGCGGCGAATGGATCGTCTATGGCAGTGGAACGCCGCAGTTCGCGCTGCCGTTTTTCGCACTGGCGGCGCGCAATATCACGCTGCGCGTGATCCTCGTCTACACGCTGGACGAAGCCGAACGCCGCGCGGTGATCGACACCCTGACCCGGCTGCTGGCGACCGGCCGCGTGATCCACCACATCGCCGAACGCCTGCCTCTGGCGCAGATCGCCGACGCGCACGCCCGGATCGAACAGGGCCAGGTGGTCGGCAACATCGTGCTGGCACTCGACTGA
- a CDS encoding BON domain-containing protein yields the protein MHDIKRYLSAAFLAVALAGAVGCAATSKQEGTGEYVDDSVITTKVKAAILNEATLKVAEINVETFKGVVQLSGFVSSAADITKAIEVTRAVGGVKSVKNDMRLK from the coding sequence ATGCATGACATCAAACGATATCTGTCGGCCGCCTTTCTGGCCGTTGCCCTTGCCGGCGCCGTGGGCTGCGCTGCCACCTCCAAGCAGGAAGGTACTGGCGAGTATGTTGACGACAGCGTCATCACCACGAAGGTGAAAGCGGCCATCCTGAACGAAGCGACACTGAAGGTCGCCGAGATCAACGTCGAAACCTTCAAGGGTGTCGTTCAGCTCAGCGGCTTCGTCAGTTCGGCCGCGGACATCACGAAAGCGATCGAAGTGACGCGCGCCGTGGGTGGCGTCAAGTCGGTCAAGAACGACATGCGCCTGAAGTAA
- a CDS encoding CsbD family protein — translation MNWDIAEGNWKQFKGKVKSQWGKLTDDQLDVIAGKRIELAGRIQEAYGITKDEAEQQIEQFEKLNEDSTRTPDRLP, via the coding sequence ATGAACTGGGATATCGCCGAAGGCAACTGGAAGCAATTCAAGGGCAAGGTCAAGTCGCAATGGGGCAAGCTGACCGATGATCAGCTCGACGTGATTGCAGGCAAGCGCATCGAACTGGCGGGCCGGATTCAGGAAGCGTACGGCATCACGAAGGACGAAGCGGAACAGCAGATCGAACAGTTCGAGAAGCTGAACGAAGACAGCACCCGAACGCCCGACAGGCTGCCTTGA
- a CDS encoding DUF883 family protein, whose amino-acid sequence MNTDFNGGDAGIQGKKDVLVSDVKAVVSDADALVKQVIDSTASEISAARTKIETRLSDARAGLDRAAHAVSDKVSRAADNTRVYVSENPWKAIGVAAAAGLLVALLMRRR is encoded by the coding sequence ATGAATACGGATTTCAACGGTGGTGACGCAGGCATCCAGGGCAAGAAGGATGTGCTGGTGAGTGATGTGAAGGCAGTGGTCAGCGACGCCGACGCCCTGGTCAAGCAGGTGATCGACAGCACGGCGAGCGAAATTTCTGCGGCGCGTACGAAGATCGAAACGCGTCTGTCCGATGCCCGTGCCGGTCTCGATCGCGCGGCGCATGCGGTGTCGGACAAGGTGTCCCGCGCAGCCGACAACACGCGGGTCTATGTCAGCGAAAACCCGTGGAAGGCAATCGGCGTGGCCGCTGCGGCCGGGCTGCTGGTGGCGCTGCTGATGCGCCGCCGCTGA
- a CDS encoding glycine zipper 2TM domain-containing protein, with the protein MNTKSNIATIAISAALLVGLSACSGMSARDRNTAIGAGAGAVGGAVLTGGSAVGTVGGAAVGGLIGREIKK; encoded by the coding sequence ATGAATACGAAATCGAATATTGCAACGATTGCCATCAGTGCTGCACTGCTCGTCGGTCTGAGCGCCTGCTCGGGCATGTCGGCGCGTGATCGCAACACCGCCATTGGTGCGGGTGCGGGTGCGGTTGGCGGTGCGGTACTGACCGGCGGCAGCGCCGTGGGCACGGTCGGCGGCGCCGCCGTCGGTGGCCTGATCGGACGCGAAATCAAGAAGTAA